The proteins below are encoded in one region of Metallibacterium scheffleri:
- a CDS encoding ABC transporter ATP-binding protein, translating to MTTAASVITLTDVRKVFQTDEVETHALSDVHLDIRKGEFVCITGPSGCGKTTLLSILGLLDAPSAGSYELNGHAVATLGLRQRARLRNAEIGFIFQAFNLIGDLTVEENVELPLTYRSGIGRAERRRRVQEALEQVGMAHRLRHYPAQLSGGQQQRVAVARALVGQPAILLADEPTGNLDSRNGDAVMQLLTELHRKGSTICMVTHDARYAALAQRSVRLFDGRIVDEDSFQRLTQEDTARLEALVDLGTDAQP from the coding sequence ATGACAACCGCCGCATCCGTGATCACGCTGACCGATGTACGCAAGGTGTTCCAGACCGACGAGGTGGAAACGCACGCGCTCAGCGACGTGCACCTGGACATCCGCAAAGGCGAGTTCGTGTGCATCACCGGGCCGTCGGGCTGCGGCAAGACCACCTTGCTGTCCATCCTCGGCCTGCTCGATGCGCCCAGCGCCGGCAGCTACGAACTCAACGGCCACGCCGTGGCCACGCTGGGCCTGCGCCAGCGCGCGCGCCTGCGCAACGCCGAGATTGGTTTCATCTTCCAGGCGTTCAACCTGATCGGCGATCTGACCGTCGAGGAAAACGTCGAGCTGCCGCTGACCTACCGCAGCGGCATCGGGCGCGCCGAGCGTCGCCGCCGCGTGCAGGAAGCGCTGGAGCAAGTCGGCATGGCGCATCGCCTGCGCCACTACCCTGCGCAGCTTTCCGGCGGCCAGCAGCAGCGCGTGGCGGTGGCGCGCGCGCTGGTCGGCCAGCCCGCGATCCTGCTGGCGGATGAGCCCACCGGCAACCTCGACTCGCGCAACGGCGACGCGGTGATGCAACTGCTCACCGAGCTGCACCGCAAGGGCTCGACCATCTGCATGGTCACCCACGATGCACGCTACGCCGCGCTGGCGCAGCGCAGCGTGCGCCTGTTCGATGGCCGCATCGTCGATGAGGACAGCTTCCAGCGCCTCACCCAGGAGGACACAGCGCGCCTCGAAGCCTTGGTGGATCTGGGCACGGACGCGCAGCCGTGA
- a CDS encoding efflux RND transporter periplasmic adaptor subunit has protein sequence MDFQNLALKKQKRRRLWIAGSASALLVLALAIGIARLGPALPTAQRANLWIGTVRRGDLTIHVRADGVLVPRLSRWIAAASGAEVDHILVRPGASVAADSVLMRLSNPEVQDRLSSAQAGVAEAEADLAAKRTSLQSQLLDERAALAAARAAYASAKIKVDADATVAAKGIIPMVQYKQSLIALKQLGYREQIEQQRVAVFGSNIRAQLAAVQAALQQQRSNLALRQRQVAALTVRAGLAGVVQEIAVQEGQQVAAGANLARVADTRSLMARLQVPEVQAKDVALDMPVSVDTHDGLIDGTVTRIDPAVHEGSVRIEVDLRGKLPPGARPDLSVEGRIRVMRLRNVLWVGRPALGQSNATISLFRLSRDGDTATRVPVHLGAASIDRVEILAGLAAGDRVILSDTSVWDKYNRIRIQ, from the coding sequence ATGGATTTCCAGAACCTTGCGCTGAAAAAGCAGAAGCGCCGCCGCCTGTGGATCGCGGGCAGCGCCAGTGCGCTGCTCGTGCTGGCACTGGCCATCGGCATCGCGCGACTCGGCCCGGCGCTGCCCACGGCACAGCGCGCCAATCTGTGGATCGGCACGGTGCGGCGCGGCGACCTGACCATCCACGTGCGCGCCGATGGCGTGCTGGTGCCCAGGCTCAGTCGCTGGATCGCCGCCGCGTCCGGCGCCGAGGTCGATCACATCCTGGTGCGCCCCGGCGCCAGCGTCGCCGCCGATAGCGTGTTGATGCGCCTGAGCAACCCCGAGGTGCAGGACCGCCTGAGCAGCGCGCAGGCCGGCGTGGCCGAGGCCGAGGCCGATCTGGCCGCCAAGCGCACGTCGCTGCAATCGCAGTTGCTGGACGAGCGCGCCGCGCTGGCCGCCGCGCGCGCGGCCTATGCCTCGGCCAAGATCAAGGTGGATGCCGATGCCACGGTGGCGGCCAAGGGCATCATCCCGATGGTGCAGTACAAGCAGAGCCTCATCGCGCTCAAACAGCTCGGCTACCGCGAACAAATCGAGCAGCAGCGCGTCGCCGTGTTCGGCAGCAACATCCGCGCGCAGCTCGCCGCGGTGCAGGCGGCGTTGCAACAGCAGCGCAGCAATCTGGCGCTGCGCCAGCGCCAGGTCGCCGCGCTCACGGTGCGTGCCGGCCTCGCCGGCGTGGTGCAGGAAATCGCCGTGCAGGAAGGCCAGCAGGTCGCCGCCGGCGCCAACCTGGCGCGCGTAGCCGATACGCGCAGCCTGATGGCGCGCCTGCAGGTGCCCGAGGTGCAGGCCAAGGATGTCGCGCTGGACATGCCGGTGAGCGTGGACACGCACGATGGCCTGATCGACGGCACGGTGACGCGCATCGACCCGGCCGTGCACGAGGGCAGCGTGCGCATTGAGGTTGATCTGCGCGGCAAGCTGCCGCCCGGCGCGCGGCCCGATCTCTCGGTCGAGGGCCGCATCCGCGTGATGCGCCTGCGCAACGTGCTGTGGGTGGGGCGCCCCGCGCTGGGGCAGTCCAACGCCACGATTTCGCTATTTCGCCTCAGCCGCGACGGCGACACCGCCACGCGCGTGCCGGTGCATCTGGGCGCGGCGTCGATCGATCGCGTCGAAATCCTGGCTGGCCTCGCCGCCGGCGATCGCGTGATCCTGTCCGACACCAGCGTCTGGGACAAATACAACCGCATCCGCATTCAATGA